A window of Candidatus Paceibacterota bacterium genomic DNA:
GACAGTGTAAATTACGAAAAAGCGCCGCAGGGTCAATCGTACAGCAAAATGGAAAATAGCTGGACTTGGAGCACTGTTTTAACTCCGGGTGAAGATAATATGGTTTCATTGCCGACCAGCCAAGATAAAAGCGAACAAGAAGAAGAACAAATTAAAACCCGACAGATGGCCGCTATCAGCCAGCAAATGCCAAAAACTCCTTTCTCTGTTTTCTTAACTGCTTTGGGCTTTGCCGTTCTTTCCGGAGCAATAATCGTCCTTACTAAGAAGAAATTAATTTAAAAATATGTCAGGCCATTCCCACGCTAAAACAATCAAGCACCAAAAAGAAATAACTGATAAAAAAAGAGGCCAGATGTTTTCAAAAATGTCCAGGCTGATTTCGGTTGCTGTCAAAGAAGGAGGGACTAAGGTTGAAACCAACTCAAAGCTCAAACTGGCTTTTGAAATGGCAAAAAAACTGAATATGCCCAAAGAAAACGTTGAAAGAGCTATCAAGCGAGGGACAAACGAGCCAGCCGGAGAAACTCTGGAAGAAGTTTCATTTGAAGCTTATGGTCCTGGCAACATTGCCATAATTATTACTGGCATTACTGATAATAGAAACAGAACGCTAGGCGAAGTAAAACAGATTTTGAACCAGTACAACGGGAAACTGGTCGGCGAAGGCGCCGTTAAATGGCTTTTTGAGAAAAATGGGGCTATCACAGCTGACTTGGCGTCTCAGAATGAAGAATTAAAAAACAAAGAAAAGCTGGAAATGGCAGCAATTGAAGCAGGGGCAAAAGACGTTAACTGGCAAGATAATGTTCTAAACATTTATACCAATCCCGAATCCTTAGAAACGACAAAAAAAGAATTAGAAGATAAAAACATTAAAATAGATTCCGCTTCCCTGGACTGGCTGGCGAAAGAAGATATTGAAGCAGAGGAACAAATAAAAGAGTCCTGCCAGAAGCTTTTTGACGCTTTGGACGAAAATGATGCGATTCAAGAAATCTATTCTAATATGAAGCTTTCATGAAATGAAAACGAATAAAAAAGAGAACGTAGTTCTCTTTGCTTAAAAGAATTAAAACACTATGGCAAAAGAAGCCGATATCAGAAAAAAAGCGATTGAACAGCTTCAAGCTGATGGCTGGATAACATGGTTCGCCCCGAAGGTTAAATTTCTGCAAACTGATGTTTTCGGAATAATAGATTTGCTGGCCCTAAGGGGAAAAAGTAAAAAAAACATACAGCTTACCACATTGTCAAACGTTTCAGCCAGAAGAAAAAAAATAGCAAGTTTCATAAAAAAACATAAAGTTGAATTAATTGTGGAAATCTGGGCCTGGAACCAAAAAAAAAGATGCTTTAAAAAGGAAAAAATTGGAATAAATAATTGCATAAGAGAAAGCGTTTGATAAAAGATTACCCTTGACAACATTTTTAAAAAAAATATAATACTGAGTAGAACCAACTAAGCATGAAATTTGATTTCGTGTTTGGAAAAGGTCGAATTCCTTAGATAACAGACTACTCCGCCACAAGCGGAGTAAAGTAATTAAATAACAAGGCAAAAAATACTATGGAAGACAAAACTTTAAAACCTTTCGTCAGCGAAGACGAAGGAACAACTGAAGCTCCTGCAGAGGAAACTCCAGACGCTACAGAAAAAACTCCAGAAGCTACAGAAGAAGCTTCTGAGTAGTAAAATGAGAATCCCGCTTTCAGCGGGATTTTCATTTAAGCTATCTTTGCGAATTTTCTTTTACCGACCTGGATAACCAGGCCTTTTTTTATCTTAATTTGCTTCTGCCAATCAGTCTGGACCTCATCGCCGATCTTAACCCCCTTTTGGTTAATCAACCTCTTGGCTTCAGCTTTTGATGAAACCAACTTTGCTTTAAATAATAATTCCAAAATATTCAGAGATTTTTGAGAGATTCTGATCGAAGACACTGACGATGGCAACTTTTTCTCTCTGAAGACTTTATTAAATTCTTTTTCAGCAGTTAGAACCAATTCCTTGCCGTGATAAATAGAAACTATTTCCCTGGCCAGCTTTGCTTTCAGGTCGCGGGGATTGGCTTTTTTAAAAGACATATTTTTTATCTCTGATAGCGGAATGTCCGTGCAAAGCTCGAAATATTCAAAGATAAACTCGTCTTTCATCGACATAATCTTCCCGTACATTTCGTTCGGCTTGTCGACTATCGTTACCATATTTCCCCAGCTGGTTGACATTTTTCTGCCGTCTAAGCCGGAAAGCATTTTTGAGGTTATTATGTCTTGAGGCGGCTGGCCGAACATCTTTTGTATTTCCCTTCCAACCTTCAAATTAAACAGCTGGTCAGCGCCGCCGATTTCCACGTCTGCTTTCACGGCAAATGAATCATATCCTTGGAACAAAGGGTAAACTAACTCATGAATGCCAATCGGTTTTTCCTGTTCCCATCTTTCTTTAAAGTTTCTTCTTTGGATCATTTGCTGCGCGGAAAAATGCATTGCCAGAGACAATAATTCTTTTACGGTTATCTTATTTAGCCATTCGCTGTTATAGCGAATTTCAGTCTTTTTCATATCTAACATCTTTCCGATCTGCCTTTCATAATCTTTCATATTCTCTTTGATCTCTTTTTCTGATAAGGGTTTTCTCATAGCCTGTTTGTCAGAAGCATCGCCGATTAAAGCTGTAAAGTCGCCGATAATCAGAACTATCTTATGCCCTAAATCCTGAAAGTTTTTCAGTTTTCTGAATTGAATTGCTCTTCCTATATGTATTTTGGGGCCGGTCGGATCAATGCCGTGTTTTATACGGAGCTTTTTGCCGGATTTCAGATTTTTCAACAGACTATCTTTTTCAATAATCTGTTCTATCCCTCTTTCTAAAATTTCATTGATTTTTTGCGAAGTAGTTTTCATTCTTCTAATTTACTATATAAAAAGCAAAAAAACAACTAAAAACGCGCCCGGCAAGGCGCGTTTTTAAATCATTATCTTTTATCTGCATCCATACAAGGCATTCAGCTTGGTTCTGGTCGTATTACCGACAAAACCTGTTCCGTACTTCAACCTCCAGGGGGTCAGAATTTCACTGCTGTATTTTTGCTGAAACCCAACCACTGCTGAAGCAAGAGATTCATTAAAGTAAGAAGGCTTTGTTCCTTTTATATAAAATCCTTGCTTTTCTAGCGCACTCTGTAAAGCCTCAACCTCTGGGCCGGAAACTCCTATCGCTAAGTTTGTATTAAAAGTATGGCACCAAGAGATTGGAGTTCCTGTGAGCGCTGCTATTTGAGCTTGTAGTTGGGCAATTTGTGCCATAATTAGCTGAATTTGCAA
This region includes:
- a CDS encoding tyrosine--tRNA ligase, producing MKTTSQKINEILERGIEQIIEKDSLLKNLKSGKKLRIKHGIDPTGPKIHIGRAIQFRKLKNFQDLGHKIVLIIGDFTALIGDASDKQAMRKPLSEKEIKENMKDYERQIGKMLDMKKTEIRYNSEWLNKITVKELLSLAMHFSAQQMIQRRNFKERWEQEKPIGIHELVYPLFQGYDSFAVKADVEIGGADQLFNLKVGREIQKMFGQPPQDIITSKMLSGLDGRKMSTSWGNMVTIVDKPNEMYGKIMSMKDEFIFEYFELCTDIPLSEIKNMSFKKANPRDLKAKLAREIVSIYHGKELVLTAEKEFNKVFREKKLPSSVSSIRISQKSLNILELLFKAKLVSSKAEAKRLINQKGVKIGDEVQTDWQKQIKIKKGLVIQVGKRKFAKIA
- a CDS encoding YebC/PmpR family DNA-binding transcriptional regulator; its protein translation is MSGHSHAKTIKHQKEITDKKRGQMFSKMSRLISVAVKEGGTKVETNSKLKLAFEMAKKLNMPKENVERAIKRGTNEPAGETLEEVSFEAYGPGNIAIIITGITDNRNRTLGEVKQILNQYNGKLVGEGAVKWLFEKNGAITADLASQNEELKNKEKLEMAAIEAGAKDVNWQDNVLNIYTNPESLETTKKELEDKNIKIDSASLDWLAKEDIEAEEQIKESCQKLFDALDENDAIQEIYSNMKLS
- a CDS encoding peptidoglycan-binding protein, translating into GTYSTGSFTKYLSGLTPGAKYYYKAKARNSAGWAYGSQLSFTAGTANIEDEDEVIQQLLLQIQLIMAQIAQLQAQIAALTGTPISWCHTFNTNLAIGVSGPEVEALQSALEKQGFYIKGTKPSYFNESLASAVVGFQQKYSSEILTPWRLKYGTGFVGNTTRTKLNALYGCR